In Helianthus annuus cultivar XRQ/B chromosome 3, HanXRQr2.0-SUNRISE, whole genome shotgun sequence, a single window of DNA contains:
- the LOC110931200 gene encoding uncharacterized protein LOC110931200, giving the protein MKYKKGSTVEVFCDQSWRCARIVSSNGHNYTVSYDVYPGFTSKDDVEHISVKSIRPCPPLLESSECWVPGDVAEVFHNLSWKMAIVLKDFGLDQFTVRLVLSLQEFEVTKSELRVRQSYQNGQWIVTGKVPSDHKEANGPELLKYGTQDNHRLMESRIVSSKTQKRASPCCDSQDETNKKRARKLTMCGKEGRRALVQGISPEKVDDVESSSGSCSINSYKPYHGSGFCVEDHESDAESVCQCGYNEESQSQETDESGDNKAVEDEIHRLELHAYRNTMVSLHASGPLNWEKETMVTNLRISLHISNDEHLIMLKNLLSASNKQSY; this is encoded by the coding sequence ATGAAGTATAAGAAAGGAAGTACAGTGGAGGTATTTTGCGACCAATCTTGGCGTTGTGCTCGAATAGTTTCAAGCAATGGACACAACTACACCGTCAGTTACGATGTGTATCCTGGTTTTACTAGCAAAGATGATGTGGAACACATATCTGTAAAATCTATAAGACCTTGCCCTCCTTTGTTAGAAAGTTCAGAATGTTGGGTTCCTGGTGATGTGGCGGAAGTGTTTCACAATCTTTCATGGAAGATGGCAATCGTTTTGAAGGATTTTGGTCTGGACCAGTTTACTGTCAGATTAGTTTTATCATTACAAGAGTTTGAAGTAACAAAATCAGAACTCCGTGTGAGGCAATCGTATCAAAATGGTCAATGGATTGTGACTGGCAAGGTTCCTAGTGATCATAAAGAGGCAAACGGCCCCGAGCTTTTGAAGTATGGTACTCAAGACAACCATCGGTTAATGGAGTCACGTATTGTTTCCTCTAAAACCCAAAAACGAGCTTCACCCTGCTGTGATTCACAAGATGAAACGAATAAAAAACGTGCACGGAAGTTAACAATGTGTGGAAAAGAGGGCAGGCGTGCATTGGTGCAGGGAATATCACCTGAAAAGGTGGATGATGTTGAATCCTCAAGTGGTAGTTGTAGCATTAATAGCTATAAACCGTATCATGGATCTGGCTTTTGTGTTGAAGATCATGAAAGTGATGCAGAGTCTGTTTGTCAGTGTGGATATAATGaagaaagtcaaagtcaagaaacAGATGAATCAGGTGATAACAAGGCAGTGGAAGATGAAATTCATAGACTGGAGTTGCATGCCTACCGTAACACCATGGTGTCATTACATGCGTCAGGACCCTTAAACTGGGAGAAAGAAACAATGGTGACAAACCTTCGTATATCACTCCATATATCAAATGATGAGCATTTGATTATGTTAAAAAACTTACTTTCTGCTTCTAATAAACAGTCTTATTAG